The Streptomyces fungicidicus nucleotide sequence CACGGGGGAGAGCGTCAACCTGCAGTTCCGGGGCGCACCCGGCAACTTCATCGTCGTCCAGCCGTACGAGATCTGAGGGAGCCCGTCATGAACCAGCCACTCGCGGGCTTCGCCCCCGCCCCCGTCACCGCCCGCATGGAGAACCACGGCAACCACATGCTGAAGGTCGCCATGCAGACCGGGCACGACCTTCTCGCCCGCGTCGGCTCGATGGTCGCCTACGAGGGCTTCGTCCAGTACGAGCCCAACCCGCCGGCCGTGCGCCAGATCGCCAAGGACTGGCTCACCGGTGAGGGCGCGCCGCTGATGAAGTGCTCCGGCGACGGCCTGCTCTACCTCGCCGACTACGGCGCCAACGTGGTCGTGATCAACCTCAACGGCGACGGCATCTCCGTCAACGCCACCAACCTGCTCGCCTTCGACGCCCATCTCACCTGGGGCGTGGAGCGGGTCAAGGGCCTGGCCAAGTTCGCCGGACAGGGGCTGTGGAACACCAAGATCTCCGGGCAGGGCTGGGTCGCGCTGACCTCGCGCGGCAAGCCGATCGTCGTCGACTGCGGCGGCGGTGACGACGAGACATACGTCGACCCGGACGCCCTGGTCGCCTGGTCCCCGAACCTCAAGGTGAAGGGCAAGCGCAGCTTCCGCGCCCAGTCGCTGATCGGCCGCGGCAGCGGCGAGGCCTACCAGATGGCCTTCTCCGGTCAGGGCATCGTCGTCGTCCAGCCCAGTGAGGACAGCACCGACCGTCTCCGGGTCCGGGGCTGAGGGGGAGCAACCACATCATGCAGAGCCCGCTTTTCGCCTTCAACGACCAGCAGACCCAGGAGCGCTGGAGCCTGCAGAACCAGCAGATGCTCCGCGTAGCCCTGGAGGGCCACGACGACATCCTCGCCCGCAAGGGCAGCATGGTCGCCTACCAGGGGCTCATGGAGTTCGACGCCGAGTTCCAGAGCAACAGCGCGTCACGCGCGCGTGCCCACACCGGCGAGGGACTCGACCTGATGCGCTGCCACGGGCAGGGCACCGTCTACCTCGCCAACCTCGCCCAGCGCATCCACATCATGGAGGTGGATCACGACGGGCTGACCGTCGACAGCAGCTATGTGCTCGCGATGGACTCCTCGCTGCACCACGAGGTGATCGCCGTCGACAGCCTGTACGGCATCTCCGGCTCCGGGAAGTACCAGCTCAACATCACCGGCAGCGGCAAGGTCGCCCTGATGACCTCGGGCATGCCGCTGCTGATGCAGGTGACGCCGGACAAGTACGTCAACTGCGACGCCGACGCGATCGTCGCCTGGTCCACCTCGCTGCGCGTGCAGATGCAGGCCCAGACCCACTCCTCCGGGGTGTGGCGGCGGCGCGGCAGCACCGGTGAGGGCTGGGAGCTCAGCTTCATGGGCAGCGGCTTCGCGCTCGTCCAGCCCAGCGAGCTGCTGCCGCCGCAGAACGCCCAGATCGGCTCGGGTCTCGCCGCCCAGTACGGCATGGGCCAGCAGGGCGCCCGCGGTCAGAACCAGGGCAACGTCTGGAGCTGACGAGAACGCGCACAGGGGTGAGGGGCGACCGCCGCGGCGGCCGCCCCTCACCCCTGTGCTCAGACGCCCAGTCTTCTCCGGGTCGCTTCCACCAGTCGGGTGACCGACGCGTCCGCCACGTCCGCCACCCCGTCGTACGGGAGCCAGCGCAGGTCGAGCGACTCGTCGCTGATCGCCTCCACTGCCCCGGCGGGCGCCAGCGCCGCGTACTGCACGTCCAGGTGCCAGGCGCAGGGGGTGTGATGCCGGTCCAGGCGGACGGGGCCGCCCGGGACCAGCGCCAGTCCCGCGATGCCGGACTCCTCGGTCGCCTCCCGCAGGGCCGCGCCCGCGAGCGAGACGTCACCCGGCTCGCAGTGGCCGCCCATCTGGAGCCACATCTCCAGCTTGCGGTGCAGGGTCAGCAGCACCCGGCCCCGCTCGGGGTCGATCACCAGACCGCTCGCGGTGATGTGCCCGTCCGTACAGGCCTTCCACATGCCGTCCGGGTGGGCCGCGAGATGGTCCAGGTAGACCTGGCGCAGCTCGGGCTGGTCCTCGTAGCCCTTGAGTACGAGGACCGCGTCGTCGTGCAGGCTCATGCGGTGCCGTCGCCCCCGGCCCCGTCCTCGCCGGCGTCCTTGTCGCCCTCGTCGCCCTCGTCGCGCTCGGCGTCCTTGGCGTCCCTCTTCCTGAGGTCCGGCTTACCGGCGGCCTCGCCGAGCATCTTGTCCAGTTCGGAGAAGTCGATCTGCTCGCGGTGCACGAAACCGTCCGGATCGTCCAGGTCGGTCGCCGTCGGCAGCATGTCCGGGTGCGCCCAGAGGGCGTCCCGGCCGTCGACCCCGCGCGCGTCCGTGAGCGAGGCCCACAGACGGGAGGCGTCGCGCAGCCGGCGCGGCCGCAGCTCCAGACCGATCAGCGTGGCGAACGTCTGCTCGGCCGGGCCGCCGGAGGCGCGGCGGCGGCGCAGCGTCTCGCGCAGCGCGTCGGCCGACGACAGCCTGGGCTTGGCCGCCGCGTGCACCACGGCGTCCACCCAGCCCTCGACGAGCGCCAGCGCCGTCTCCAGACGGGCCAGGGCGGCCTTCTGCTCCGGCGTGTCCTCCGGCTGGAACATGCCCTGCTGGAGGGCCTCCTGCAGCTGCTCGGGATTCTGCGGGTCGAACTGGCCGACCACGTCCTCCAGCTTGCCGGTGTCGACCTTGATGCCCCGCGCGTACCCGTCGACGGCGCCGAACAGGTGCGAGCGCAGCCACGGGACGTGCGCGAACAGGCGCTGGTGGGCGGCCTCCCGCAGGGCGAGGTACAGCCGCACCTCCTCCTGGGGGACGCCCAGGTCCTTGCCGAACGTCTCGATGTTCAGCGGCAGCAGCGCGGCGCGGCCGGCCGGGCCCAGCGGCAGTCCGATGTCGGACGAGCCGACGACCTCACCGGCGAGCACGCCCACGGCCTGCCCGATCTGCGTGCCGAACATGGCGCCGCCCATGGAGCGCATCATGCCGATCAGCGGGCCGGCCATGGCCTGCATCTCCTCCGGCAGGACGTCGCCCATCGCGTTCCCGACGCGCTCGGCGACCGGGTCGACCAGCTCCCGCCACGCGGGCAGGGTGGCCTCGACCCACTCCGCGCGGCTCCAGGCCACGGCGGAGTGGGCGCCCGAGGGCAGCGAGGTCGCGTCGTCCAGCCACAGGTCGGCCAGGCGGACGGCTTCCTCCACGGCTCTGCGGTCGGCCGGGCCGACGCTCGCGTCCTTCGTGCCGTCCGCCGTGCCCTGCGACACGGTCTGCCGGGCGATCTGTTTGGCCATGTCCCAGTTCACCGGCCCGCCCTCGTAGGAGAGCATCTGGCCGAGCTGCTGGAACGCGGCGCCCAGGTCGGTGGGGTTCAGCGACCCGAACATCGCGGCGAACGGATTGTCCCCGCCAGGGCCGCCAAAGCCTCCGGCTCCGGGCATGCCGAAGCCGAACGGGTTGGCCGGTCCCTGACCACCACCGCTCTGCGGGTCCTTCTTCTTGCCCTCGTCGCCGTCGTCCGGCTCCTCCGGCGGAAGGCCGAATCCGAATGGGGTGTCACTCACGGGATTCCTCGGCTGATAGGGCCACCGGTTCTTTCCGGCGGCACGGCTGCCCGACAACACCACCCAGCGTAGACACCTGAAGCGGTTCGGGCCTCGGTGCTTCGCCGACAGAACGCCTGCGGCAGGATGGATGCCACCTGGTACGTACGCGTCGCTTGCGCTCGTACTGAAGACAACCTCTGGAGACGCCCGGTGAGTTCCCCAGATCCACAGGTTCGCGCAGCGCGAAACAACTCAACCAGTCCCGCGGCGCGCGGGCCCGTCGTCGCGGTCACCGGCGCCGCGTCCGGCGTCGGAGCGCTGCTCACGGCCCGG carries:
- a CDS encoding NUDIX hydrolase, which codes for MSLHDDAVLVLKGYEDQPELRQVYLDHLAAHPDGMWKACTDGHITASGLVIDPERGRVLLTLHRKLEMWLQMGGHCEPGDVSLAGAALREATEESGIAGLALVPGGPVRLDRHHTPCAWHLDVQYAALAPAGAVEAISDESLDLRWLPYDGVADVADASVTRLVEATRRRLGV
- a CDS encoding AIM24 family protein, yielding MNQPLAGFAPAPVTARMENHGNHMLKVAMQTGHDLLARVGSMVAYEGFVQYEPNPPAVRQIAKDWLTGEGAPLMKCSGDGLLYLADYGANVVVINLNGDGISVNATNLLAFDAHLTWGVERVKGLAKFAGQGLWNTKISGQGWVALTSRGKPIVVDCGGGDDETYVDPDALVAWSPNLKVKGKRSFRAQSLIGRGSGEAYQMAFSGQGIVVVQPSEDSTDRLRVRG
- a CDS encoding AIM24 family protein, encoding MQSPLFAFNDQQTQERWSLQNQQMLRVALEGHDDILARKGSMVAYQGLMEFDAEFQSNSASRARAHTGEGLDLMRCHGQGTVYLANLAQRIHIMEVDHDGLTVDSSYVLAMDSSLHHEVIAVDSLYGISGSGKYQLNITGSGKVALMTSGMPLLMQVTPDKYVNCDADAIVAWSTSLRVQMQAQTHSSGVWRRRGSTGEGWELSFMGSGFALVQPSELLPPQNAQIGSGLAAQYGMGQQGARGQNQGNVWS
- a CDS encoding zinc-dependent metalloprotease, coding for MSDTPFGFGLPPEEPDDGDEGKKKDPQSGGGQGPANPFGFGMPGAGGFGGPGGDNPFAAMFGSLNPTDLGAAFQQLGQMLSYEGGPVNWDMAKQIARQTVSQGTADGTKDASVGPADRRAVEEAVRLADLWLDDATSLPSGAHSAVAWSRAEWVEATLPAWRELVDPVAERVGNAMGDVLPEEMQAMAGPLIGMMRSMGGAMFGTQIGQAVGVLAGEVVGSSDIGLPLGPAGRAALLPLNIETFGKDLGVPQEEVRLYLALREAAHQRLFAHVPWLRSHLFGAVDGYARGIKVDTGKLEDVVGQFDPQNPEQLQEALQQGMFQPEDTPEQKAALARLETALALVEGWVDAVVHAAAKPRLSSADALRETLRRRRASGGPAEQTFATLIGLELRPRRLRDASRLWASLTDARGVDGRDALWAHPDMLPTATDLDDPDGFVHREQIDFSELDKMLGEAAGKPDLRKRDAKDAERDEGDEGDKDAGEDGAGGDGTA